The following proteins come from a genomic window of Burkholderia stabilis:
- a CDS encoding SRPBCC family protein: MSNPAFVYVTFIAATPERVFDALTNAELTKDYWVRHRNASPDWRPGSRWEHQDYDDPSRVDIVGEVVENDPPHRLVVTWGTPSGESGVSRVTYLVEPHEGIVKLTVTHDGLVPGSEMDRGIRGGWPVVLSSLKTLLETGQALAFTKGRWSESKH, translated from the coding sequence ATGAGTAACCCCGCCTTTGTGTACGTGACCTTCATCGCGGCGACGCCCGAGCGCGTGTTCGACGCACTGACCAATGCCGAGCTGACGAAAGACTACTGGGTGCGGCATCGCAATGCGTCGCCCGACTGGCGGCCGGGCTCGCGGTGGGAACATCAGGACTACGACGATCCGTCGCGGGTCGACATCGTCGGCGAAGTGGTCGAGAACGACCCGCCGCATCGGCTGGTCGTCACGTGGGGGACGCCGTCAGGGGAGAGCGGGGTGTCGCGCGTGACCTACCTCGTCGAGCCGCACGAGGGCATCGTGAAGCTGACCGTCACGCACGACGGCCTCGTGCCGGGCTCGGAGATGGATCGCGGGATTCGCGGCGGGTGGCCGGTCGTGTTGTCGAGCCTGAAGACGCTGCTCGAGACGGGGCAGGCGCTGGCGTTCACGAAGGGGCGCTGGTCGGAGTCGAAGCACTGA
- a CDS encoding ArsR/SmtB family transcription factor, giving the protein MDLVFKALADATRRQLLDLLHAKSGQTLSELCDGLAMSRQAVSKHLALLEAANLVATAWRGREKLHYLNPVPIHDIAERWIGKFERQRLQALADLKRGLEAAHEKGDDDE; this is encoded by the coding sequence ATGGATCTCGTTTTCAAGGCGCTGGCCGACGCCACGCGCCGTCAGTTGCTCGACCTGCTGCATGCGAAAAGCGGCCAGACGTTGTCCGAGTTGTGCGACGGACTCGCGATGAGCCGGCAGGCCGTCAGCAAGCATCTCGCGCTGCTCGAGGCCGCGAATCTCGTCGCGACAGCGTGGCGTGGCAGGGAAAAGCTGCATTACCTGAATCCGGTGCCGATCCACGACATTGCGGAACGCTGGATCGGCAAGTTCGAACGTCAGCGCCTGCAGGCGCTGGCGGATCTCAAGCGCGGGCTGGAAGCGGCCCACGAAAAAGGAGACGACGATGAGTAA
- a CDS encoding VOC family protein translates to MTSATATQERAIAWFDIPSLDFDRAIRFYETVLQTTLQRAVIGGVPMATFDRDASSTGGSIVFDPQQMKPSVNGVLVYLNAGESVVAALDRAKRAGGIVQGSVVELPNNYGYIGYLIDTEGNRVGLHAPKCH, encoded by the coding sequence ATGACGTCCGCAACTGCAACCCAGGAACGCGCGATCGCGTGGTTCGACATTCCGTCCCTCGATTTCGACCGCGCGATCCGCTTTTACGAAACCGTGCTGCAGACGACGCTGCAGCGCGCAGTCATCGGCGGCGTGCCGATGGCCACGTTCGATCGCGATGCATCGAGCACGGGCGGCAGCATCGTGTTCGATCCGCAGCAGATGAAGCCGAGCGTGAACGGTGTGCTCGTGTACCTGAACGCCGGCGAGTCGGTCGTCGCGGCGCTCGACCGCGCGAAGCGCGCGGGCGGCATCGTGCAGGGCTCGGTCGTCGAGCTGCCGAACAACTACGGCTACATCGGCTACCTGATCGATACCGAAGGCAACCGCGTCGGCCTGCACGCGCCGAAATGCCACTGA
- a CDS encoding helix-turn-helix transcriptional regulator, producing MTRRADRLFQIAELLRGRRLTTAQQLADWLSVSPRTVYRDVRDLQLSGVPIEGEAGIGYRLNRNASLPPLTFTAEELAALATGARMLETWGGARFASGARSALAKIASAMPADKRTALDRLPVFAPSFHIDETFCAKVDAIHQAIDTRHVVSFGYRDRLGAHSQRRVWPLGLVYWGGRWTIGAWCELRDDFRTFDIARMGDITVHEQFPDMEGRRIADYMRIAEAPMR from the coding sequence ATGACGCGCCGTGCCGACCGCCTGTTCCAGATCGCCGAGCTGTTGCGCGGGCGCCGTCTCACGACCGCGCAGCAGCTTGCCGACTGGCTGTCGGTGTCGCCGCGCACCGTCTATCGCGACGTGCGCGACCTGCAACTGTCAGGGGTGCCGATCGAAGGCGAAGCCGGCATCGGCTACCGGCTGAACCGCAACGCGAGCCTGCCGCCGCTCACGTTCACGGCCGAGGAGCTCGCAGCGCTCGCCACCGGCGCGCGCATGCTCGAAACCTGGGGCGGTGCGCGCTTTGCGAGCGGCGCGCGCTCGGCGCTCGCGAAAATCGCCTCCGCGATGCCGGCCGACAAGCGCACCGCGCTCGACCGCCTGCCCGTGTTCGCGCCGTCGTTCCACATCGACGAGACGTTTTGCGCGAAGGTCGACGCGATCCACCAGGCCATCGACACGCGCCACGTCGTCAGCTTCGGCTACCGCGACCGGCTCGGCGCGCATTCGCAACGCCGCGTGTGGCCGCTCGGGCTCGTCTACTGGGGCGGGCGCTGGACGATCGGCGCGTGGTGCGAGCTGCGCGACGATTTCCGCACCTTCGACATCGCGCGGATGGGCGACATCACCGTGCACGAGCAGTTTCCGGACATGGAAGGACGGCGGATCGCCGACTACATGCGGATCGCGGAAGCGCCGATGCGCTGA
- a CDS encoding carbon-nitrogen hydrolase family protein, translating to MSTSVIAALQIGASPAGTRATLDTILGYETAIRDSGASLVVLPEAVLGGYPKGEIFGTRLGYRLPEGRDAYARYAAQAIDVPGPETDELAALSQRTGASLVVGVIERGGSTLYCTALFFDPRDGLVAKHRKLMPTGTERLIWGQGDGSTLPVVETAAGRAGAAICWENHMPLLRCAMYAKGVQIWCAPTVDERDLWQSSMRHIAHEGRCFVVSACQVQPSPRALGIDVPGWDPERPLIRGGSVIVGPLGDLLTEPLIGEAGLVTAHIDTDELVRARYDFDVVGHYARADVFSLHVDERPKRPVVFSG from the coding sequence ATGTCCACATCCGTCATCGCCGCGCTGCAGATCGGTGCATCGCCTGCCGGCACGCGCGCCACACTCGATACGATCCTCGGTTACGAAACCGCGATCCGCGACAGCGGCGCGTCGCTTGTCGTGCTGCCCGAGGCCGTGCTCGGTGGTTATCCGAAAGGCGAGATCTTCGGCACGCGGCTCGGCTACCGGCTGCCCGAAGGCCGCGACGCGTACGCGCGCTACGCCGCGCAGGCGATCGACGTGCCGGGGCCGGAAACCGACGAACTGGCCGCGCTGTCGCAGCGCACGGGGGCGAGCCTCGTGGTCGGCGTGATCGAGCGCGGCGGCAGCACGCTGTACTGCACGGCGCTGTTCTTCGATCCGCGCGACGGGCTCGTCGCGAAGCACCGCAAGCTGATGCCGACCGGCACCGAGCGGTTGATCTGGGGGCAGGGCGACGGCTCGACGCTGCCCGTCGTCGAGACGGCCGCAGGCCGCGCGGGCGCCGCGATCTGCTGGGAGAACCACATGCCGCTGCTGCGCTGCGCGATGTATGCGAAAGGCGTGCAGATCTGGTGCGCGCCGACCGTCGACGAGCGCGATCTGTGGCAAAGCTCGATGCGGCACATCGCGCACGAGGGGCGCTGCTTTGTCGTGAGCGCGTGCCAGGTGCAGCCGTCGCCGCGCGCGCTCGGCATCGACGTGCCGGGCTGGGACCCCGAGCGGCCGCTGATCCGCGGCGGCAGCGTGATCGTCGGGCCGCTCGGCGACCTGCTGACGGAGCCGCTGATCGGCGAGGCCGGGCTCGTGACCGCACATATCGATACCGACGAGCTCGTGCGCGCGCGTTACGACTTCGACGTCGTCGGGCACTACGCGCGCGCCGACGTGTTTTCGCTGCACGTCGACGAGCGGCCGAAGCGGCCGGTGGTGTTCAGCGGGTAG